The genomic region ACCCTGCCTCCACGAAATCATTCACGGCGGCGATCCGCTCCGCCATAGGCGAGGTGCGCACGTCCACCACCCTGGCGACCGACGCCGGCATCAGGCTGAAACGGATGCGCGTTTTGCCCTGCGGGTCATAATCCAAAAGCGCGCGGTTGATGAACTTGGTGGCCCAGGTCGCTTTGGCCCCGGGCAGCGTGCGGAAGAAGGCGACTTGATCCTTGATGTTGTCCGAAAGCAGCGCATCGACGGAGCAGTCGCTGTTTTCCCCGATATCATAGACCCAGAGCTCGGGATCGGTCTGGCTGGGCTCCCACTTGAACCCCTGCGCCACCGAGTGCTTCGCGATTGCCGCATTGATTTCGTCGACGTTCACAAACAAGGTGATGGGATTGGCGAAGCCTTTATGCCGGGGGACATAACAGTACGCGCAGGCCATCGCGCAGCCGCTCGCCTGCCCCGGCGCGATAAAGTCCGCGCTGCGACCGTTCACGCGGACGGGAAGCGTCTTGCGAATGCCCAGCACGAGCGTACTGCGCTTGGTCCTCACCCACTCCCGCACCCGGCCCTCGTTCCCATAGAGGCCGGGAATGTCGCGATGGGACGCGACTTCGATTTTGCGCGCTCCGGGAAACCGATCCAGCACTTCCCGGCCCCGCGCTCTTTCGATAGCAGCGGGCTCGTAATAGATCGTCTCGATTTGCAGCATCCGCTGCGCCGCCGTCAATCGCGGGCGGCGCTCGGGCAACTCTAAGTGTGACAGTGTCACAGTATTTTCCATCTAGGCGAATGCTCGCCGGCGATTTTGTGCGGCTGCGGCTCCGCTTCGGGTAAAGTCTTGTCACATCTGTGACAAGGACTGTGACAAGACTATGCCTATCTACTTCTATTCCCAGCGAATGCTCTACGGAGAGTTCTCGAACTTCGCAAAATACGGCGTCAAAATGGACGGCGAATGGTGGCCGACCACCGAGCATTACTTCCAAGCACAGAAGTTCGTCGATCCCGATTACCGTACCCAGATTCGCAACGCCGACACGCCCAAACGCGCCGCCGAACTCGGCCGCAGCCGCCGCGTCCCCCTGCGCCCGGATTGGGAAGACGTGAAAGACGATATCATGTACGCCTGCGTGCTCAAGAAGTTCGAAACGCACCCGGAGCTTCGCGAACGATTGCTCTCGACCGGCGACGAAGAGATCATCGAAAACGCCCCCGGCGATTTCTACTGGGGCTGCGGCAAGGACGGAACCGGCAAGAACATGCTGGGCAAGATCCTCATGGACATCCGCACCGCGCTTCGCGGGGAGTAATTCACACATTCTTACCAATTTAGTGATTGGACGCCGCGTTCGGGTCGCCGTATTCTTGCGTCTCGGCGGTGGCGAAGT from Capsulimonas corticalis harbors:
- a CDS encoding NADAR family protein — its product is MPIYFYSQRMLYGEFSNFAKYGVKMDGEWWPTTEHYFQAQKFVDPDYRTQIRNADTPKRAAELGRSRRVPLRPDWEDVKDDIMYACVLKKFETHPELRERLLSTGDEEIIENAPGDFYWGCGKDGTGKNMLGKILMDIRTALRGE
- a CDS encoding spore photoproduct lyase family protein is translated as MLQIETIYYEPAAIERARGREVLDRFPGARKIEVASHRDIPGLYGNEGRVREWVRTKRSTLVLGIRKTLPVRVNGRSADFIAPGQASGCAMACAYCYVPRHKGFANPITLFVNVDEINAAIAKHSVAQGFKWEPSQTDPELWVYDIGENSDCSVDALLSDNIKDQVAFFRTLPGAKATWATKFINRALLDYDPQGKTRIRFSLMPASVARVVDVRTSPMAERIAAVNDFVEAGYEVHLNLSPVIVTENWLALYAELFEEIDAALSPRAKAQLAAECIFLTHNEGLHRVNLGWHPRGEDLLWRPDLQEPKRSEMGGINVRYRTGMKGRMVSDFAALLAAKLPYCRLRYAF